The Drosophila suzukii chromosome X, CBGP_Dsuzu_IsoJpt1.0, whole genome shotgun sequence DNA window GCAGGATCACACCCAAGTCTACAATTTTCAGCAACATTTCTATCGTGAATACGCCGGTAAATGCATAATCGAAATAATTCAATATCTTGTTTCGCCTTGAGTTCTCACGAACGGGATCTTCGGCTGCTAATGCTATTGATGACATTGAGATGACAACCATAATGAAGAAATCAAAATATGGTAAATTAACAACCCAATGGGCTCCGCGTCGTATGCTGTATAAGTCGTGCGTAATTCGTAATTCGTTTTtcgttttttggtttttcgaATTCATCGGACAGCGAATATAGGTTTAAAATTGATAAGTTATTGGTTTAGACATGTAATCAATTAGGATCATGATCATATTTTTGCATTCGGGATTGCGTCAAATTCGGTTGTATTttagtttatatattttagtttttataatttttgatttgaaaTTCGGTTTTTGTGTAGgtacaattttaaatatttttgtagagTTTTCAATTTTTTGATTCCGATTGTAGTTTTCGCATTTTGGTATTGTTTTTGGGCACCCGTTCATATTATTGAATTGGTTGATggttttacatttttgtcgTCGTTCCAATTCGTATTgaatattttaagtttttatttaattttttcggTTGTTTCAATTTTGAGATGAAGTCGTTGTTTATGATAAATTGTTATCAATTTcgtttgatttttttgttttgttaaaaGTGTCGATGATTTTGTAACATAATTATTGCAGTTTTTCATGATGATTTTGTGGTGGTGGTTGATGGTTAATGATTGAAATAATTGTAGTCGGATATTGTGGTTGAATATATTTACAAGCACATGTTAATTCGTTCAATAGATCAAGTGGTTCATTAATTTGTTTGGTTGTGTGCAACATAAGATTGTAATCCAAAACAGGAAAAAAGGTAAAAAGAAAAGAGTATTGCATCAGTAATTGATTAAGTTGTACTACAGTTATTGTAGTTCAtcagatattttttaaaatgtcaTTGGCTATGAATGATGGTTAATAACTAGGATAGGATACTGTACAAATAGGGTAACGATTATTTCTACAAGACCCAATATAACTGTTCAAACCCTTGGACGGGATCATAACTACAAAATGATTAAGACACCATAAAAAAGTGGTATTAGAGAATTCCAGACGCTCTTTGTTCTCTCCTCCCTTGCCAGCGGGAGGTTAGGGTCCTGGAAGAGACTCGATTAACTTAACACTAGGATGAGGCCCTAACTGATCGCACTACGAGAATGACCCTGAGACCCATGAGAAATGGATGGCTGAGTGAGTGAAAGAATATTTACGGATTGGTTGGTGAGAGTATAAACATCGATGAGTAGGGCAACATCGGCTTGGGACCCTCCGTCACTTCCTCCTCCTCTTTCTTCTCCTCCTCCTTCTTCTTGCCCTTGGACTTGGTGGGGGCCACAGCACTGTCGCCATTCTCCACATGAACACCGTCCGCCTGGAGGGCCTCCATCTCCTTCTCGAGCTCCTGCAGTTGTTTCTCTTTATCCTCTTCGACTTGTTCCTCTTCGGCTGCTGTAAGTTCTTGGGCATTCGCCAAATTATCAACGGCGATAGCCAAGAACACATTCAATAGCGTGTAATTTCCGAAGAGTACCAAAACGATAAAGTATCTGTCGAAAGAGCATCAAGAACACACAAAAAACAATCAGAGTTTAAACACTCATTGCATTATCTTAATTTTGGGGCATTAGCTCAGGAGAGGAACCTCCTCGATGGTATGAAACTCAAAATATACGTCAACGTGTGCTggggaatttttaaaaaacgtAATCGGGAATTAATTGTACTGCAGAGtggtttgtttgtttgtttgattGGATTGTTTGAGAACTGAGGCAACTACgtttagtttgagaaactcTCTTTCTGTTGAATTGCTGTAAATAGAGAGATGAGATTGAGAATAGACAAAGGTATAGCGTTTAATTGAGTGTACagattcatttttaaaagaccAAAGGTTCTCTACACTTACGGATTAGTGGGTATTCGCGATGAATGATCGTTAGTGGGTTGCTTGATTTGCTGTTTCTTGGGACTTGGGCTTGCAGAATTTTGGTGGATAAAATTCTTCAAGCTCCCAAGTCAAAGGTCGATTGCACACATTAATGGTTCGACGTTCAATGAATTGCGAATTCGCTTGGTGACATTTTTTTGattacttttttttcttttctattTTTTGAGGGGGGGTTGGAGGACGGCAAATATAATCATAATCCTAACGAGTGGGCCAAGATCAATAGGTTTTTCCATTGTGCGTTTACTACGTTTACTTGTACGTTTCGATTTAGAGGACTGGCATACATACAATGCACATGATAGAATGATACGTAATACAGACATAAACTTACATAGAGTAAATCATTCCTTTCTGAGCACCACCCTGAGATATGATGCCCTGGTACATGACCTCGTTCCAATCTTCGCCAGTGAGGATTTGGAATACAGTCAACAGTGCTATCGGGAAAGTGTTAAAATTGGTTTCGGGCGTGCCTCCTGGCAGATTGAACTGGCCGCCAAATAACTGCATGCCAAGTAAGGCGAATATGAGGATGAACAAGAAGAGCAGGAACAACAATGAGATGATGGATCTCATCGAGTTCAACAGAGAGATGACTAGATTGCGCAGCGACGACCAGTACTTGGTTACTTTGAAGATGCGGAGCAATCGCAGGGCACGCAGCACAGACAGACCGAACGAACCGCCTTTGACCTCGGACCAGATCACTTCGAATATCGAACCACTAATGACAACGCAATCAAATCGGTTGAACGACGACTCAAAGTAGATGCGTGGTCCCAACGCATACATCTTGATGAACATTTCCGACATGAAGAGTCCCAGGAAGATGAATTCAGCATAGTCTGCAAGGGATTACAATACGGATAAGAACCAATTCTAGTAAGGTAACCCCCGCTTTATACTTACAGAGAAACTCCGTGAGGAACGAGGGCTGGCCGTAATGCTCGACGGCTACGCAGACCGTGTTCAGAAAGACGAGGACTATCACAAACCAGTAGAACCACTGCGTCTTCACCGTGTGCCGGATCCAGAAACGAAACCTCTTCTCCGCCCGCCAAAATCCGGTACAGCTTCCTTGAGGTTTCGAGCGAGTTTTCAGATAACCTACAGAGAACACAGATAAACAAACCTTTAGATTGGGGGTCCCTTGATCGTGTAGCAGTGCGGTTACAAATATCTCCACCTATGGTTACAACCAGGCAAATGTTGTGTACACTGCTCAAATACGAGTGcatttcaaaacaattttaaacagTTCTTGGTAACAATCAGCATATATCCCTTTCGAAATGATATATACTTCTTGTCCTCTTCGGTTTTGAATTGCACTGTTGCTATAAAAATTAATGTACTCAAATATATGATTTTAGCGATAAAGAGTATGGTTTACTAATAGTTAAGTAGACGACGTTTACACAAGTGCGattcttatatattttttgggtGGGCACTATCTCTACACAGACGTTACTTAAGCTCGGCTGGCTGAAGTCCATATGAATGCAGTCCTGAAATATTCTATCTATGGTGCTTTTTATAAAATTAGAATGGTCCATTAGTCGGCTTCCCATCCTCACTATCATCATGTTTGATATTAAGCTTTAATCTTTGAACTGTATTTCAGCGCATTGATCATACAAATAAAGACTTCAATaaatcgatgaattaatttttagatttcatataactaatattTATGAAGGACCTATATCCCAGATACATCCAAGTCTACCGTAGAAAAAAAAGTACATATACAATAATACCAACTACTTTCTCATATTTACACAAGTGAAAGCTTTACATAGATTAAAATTGTTGCTTTACGATGATAATTTCTATTAATTTGGGTAACGATTTAAATGGGGCTGTTACTATCTGGCGCCAGTGCAGATTTTTCACTTCGtgaaacaataaataataatttactTACACATTTGGAACATAGTCAATGTAAGATTTACAATTTCGTTTTGTTGTAGTAAGttcaaatataaaaataaaaaatgtaattaattGCATATCGTAATTGCTTTAAATGCAATATATCATAGGGGTATCCTTTTAAACTTAAAAGTCTATCATTCGTTGCAGTATGGTTAAAACCCAAGATTAACAATATTCTATCGAACATGTGTTAATGTTGGTTTTTCGTTCAACCCCATTTGGCGTACTTGCATTTTTAGACAGTTCTTTgagaatttaggaaccaaaaGTCTTTTGCGTTATGCAATGTTAGTTATAGACCCCAGTTCTAAGGAAACTACTTAAAATGTCTTTCTTACCATCGTCACCATAATCTTCCTCGGCTTCCTCCTCTTCTGTGTCTGTGGACTTGGACTTTCCCAAGCTTTTCAGCTTTTTCCGCTTGGCAGCGTTTCGTCTACGAGCTATAGGGAtaatttcaataaattaaattggtATTATAATCGAAATTTGATTAGACTCACCCTCCATTATGTGCATTTTTTCTTCTTCCGTTGTTCGCTCCTCGGCTAGTATTACCTCCTCTGGAATAACACCAAAATCAGGTGATTGGTAGTTGGTCACAACAAGTAAATCGATTTGATCAACACATAAGCAGAAAGGATATATGTGCAGTAAAGTTTATGTAGTAGGTATGTGTTTATATAGTGGGGAGGTATGAAGGATCTGTGTCCATATTTCCAcgagaactattttatttcagAGTATATTCAggaatttatttactttaatttcGGTTTAAGGTTTTGGCTCTATGAGGTAGGGGAAGCTAAAGTGTGCCAAAAGTGCTGGCTATTTAGAAACATCTGAATACAACATGTAAGtatactttattttttgtattattttataaatatgaatatatCATTGTTTTATATGAACGTTTTCCAATGGGACAGGCAATATCCAGTCAATGTAAATCTTACTGAAGGGATGATATTGACGTAGAGTTTTCGAAACCTTTTAAAACAACTTCTGATATCTTAATAAAAAAACGAGCTGTTATAaagcaattttaaaaatggtcTTATAAGTTTCAAAAAGTTAATCAAATATTTAGCTGAAAAGTCCCAATCTTAATAGTTAAATTTTAGCTCTAAAGTTAGGGGAACCATAAAGTGACCCGGGTCTATATGTCGAAATGTACCtcgttttaaaatatatacatatggaTATTTATGTGTGGATGAATATGGGGTGAGTAATGTAAAAATTTTGTGTGTTTTTGAATATTTGTGTATGAGaattatttatgaatttaatcATAGTAGGTGTATATATAGATTTACAAACAAGAAATAGGGGTAAATACTATACCAGCTTTACAAATCCATTCAACATAGCCGTTTAACTCTCTTTCTAGTTGCTGCTGCCTTCTAAGTTTAAGAAACTCTTGTCTATTTTCTACTTTTTCTCGTTCTTTTGCGAATTcactacaaaaaataattaaatagaACGTGATAAACCAAAAAACAGGATTGATTGATTGCTAAAACGATCATGTATGCTTTGTTATTTGGTAATACAATAGCAAAGTTCACACCATACTTTCGTCATTGTTTTGTAGGAGTGTAATCAACCGAGCAGAATTGAATTTAACCATAAACCAAAAATCAAAGAATATTTCAGTGCATTCGTAAAAACACACGACAAACGGGCATAAAccgaaaaatcaaaaatatatttacttgAAATTAGGAAGTAACAGAAGTACAActtaaaatatgtatatatatatcattttttttggCGTTGGAGAGCGCCTCCCCGACGAGACCCTTCATTTGAGGTCAAAAGTCAAGGAAACATATAGTATAAGAAGGGAATGTGTAAGATTATATGTGTGCATACAAGCATATATAGGATGATTTATTTGGTGGcgacaaataaataaagtacgCATGGGATGATGATGCCATATAGCGTCATCGGGATTCCAATAACTCTGGCTTGGCCCTGAATTTCGCTGGGAGTCACTGAGTCTAGATCGATGATACATTGATGGCGATACATTGAATAAACCGGGGACAGAACACTGATATTGATAGGTGGGTGCACTGGTAACAGTGTATATAGTGTTTTTGGGGGGTGTATATGGCCAAGAGATCGAGATCTAGATCGAGGACAAGACCGAGACTCAACAACATTTCACGACTCCGCTGGCGGGgaatgtacatatatgtatataactGGAGGTTAAGATGGCTAACTTTAGTAGAAACAGCTAGTTTTGGTTAGTTTGGTTTAATTAGGCTGGAGGGTATTCAACTTTATCGCTATGGTAAGTAGTAAGAATCGGGTAAAGTTGGGGTAAAGTTAAGTGTGTAGCAAAATGCAGAGAATATAATACGCAATACGCACTGGAGAGTATATATGGATTCGATTATTGTTTTCGATTGGTATTGGTTGAACTATAGTGGGGTGAACGGCATTTCGCagttaatattaataatattcggTTCATTGGAAGTTgttgtattattttaattgataGTAAGTAAGTTTTGGGTACCAGAACTCTTTGTAGCCGGGGAATTGCTTGCGATCTATTTAGGAGTACATAACTAGCAGTAAATCAAACAAGTTCTTTATAAATTGGGAAGTATAGGTCGGAGTTTGCTTTTTTGGTTGTTTAATTTGATGGGTGTTTAATTGTTCAATGAACTCGCTCGGTTTCGATAGCATAAACCTAAGTACGAGTTGACTTattgttctgtttttttttttggccgaTAATAAGTTgttatatattattgcaggTTGTGTTGTATGACGTTCGGGTTGATTATGGCAGTTTACTTGGTTGCACTTAGATATAGATCTAGTTGTATAAACCTGCTTGTGTGATCCAGTCAAGGTACGAGACCATTGCTGTCTGAAACATGGCCCGAAAGCGGCATTTCTGAAACTCCATGCGACGTTCGACACGATTTCGTTCGTTCGAAAACTCTCTGAATTCGGGAATACGATAGTTAAATGCATTGAACAAAATTCCGAAAAAGAACCGAACTGAAGAATGCAAATCAAAATGAAAGTATCTCAAACacgtacatacatatatttcaATGATCTGTCCTCAATTTCGAATAATTTACAGCCAAATTGACTTTATTTCGCACCCTGTATGAGCATGCTCTACGTAAACcgatatatacatatgtataatCTGGTTGGACacccttttttttctttacaATTTATCTTTACAATTATTATGGGTAACCGTCTTGACAAAAACTCccgaaatattaaaattttctaAACATATGTATGCAGTATTTTCAAAAcccttgttttttcttttttttaacgGAAGTAATCAAATGATAAGAAGAAGAAATGTGAACTGGTGTATAAATGGCTTCATCGATAAATAAAGCGTTTCGTGATCAACTTACCCACTAAGGACACCAAGAACTAAGTTGAGCATAAAAAATGAGCCTATAACTATAAGAGGCACGAAATATATCCAATTAAATGCTGAACCTAATGCGTCGTTGGTCTGTAGGGGAGAAAAAGTTATTGGGGGGATCACAGGATATTACAAAATGTGATCACTGGCAAATATAAGTAGTTTCGATCACTCACCCAATACAGTATTGACGTCCAGCCCTCCATCGTGATACATTGGAATACGGTCAACATGGCAAATCCGATATTATCGAAACTCGTGATACCTGAATTTGGTCCATCCCACTTTTCCAGACACATGCTCGTGGTGTTGTTGCATACAAAGGAGCCTGTTGCCTTTTCCGTGCTGTTGTCCGTGTTGCAAGGCGTCTCTGATTCGCCCTCCTTCACTAGTTTGTCTGCTCCAAGAAAAGCGGAAATCATTAGTCCTTACAGTTCCCTAGCGAATGGTATTTGATTTGGGAATATTACTTGGATCTTCTAAGCTATAACAAGTCTTATGCAGTGCGCCCGAATAAAACTCGAGTCCAATGATTGCAAAAATTACGATTGCAAACAACACCAAGAGACCGATTTGCAGTAAAGGTGCCATCGCCTTGATTATAGATTTTAAAACTACTTGTAAACCTGTAGACGTTGACGTTCATCCGATCCAGAGTTAAATGTTTGGTTGGTTGGTTAAAGAAACGGGACGTTGGATTAGCAAGATCAGAATGCTAGGGGTTGTGTTCACATTTAGGACATGGTTGTCACAGACAGTTTCGCAGGCTCTACGACAACCATGTGCCACAAACAACCATTCTATTCAAAAAGAGTACGTTCAAAAACAAAATCGAAACTAAGTGGTGGCAGAAATGAAGGCTCTTGTATCACTCACACGAACTAGATTTAGATAAGATTTATGggaaataaatgaaaatttaaaaacacactCTCGCATTATGATACATTTACACGTCTTGAGCGATCATAATCACAATCGCTGATTGAATTAGgattagaaaaataaataaagaaagacAACAACGACAACGAGAAGAAGTTGGGAAAGTAGAATAAAACAGAGGAACTACTCACTAGGAATTCCAGACACTAATTTTAAGGGCCGTAGCACACGAATGGCTCTAAGTGTTCTTAGGTCTACCTCGGGCCCTATTTGTGGGTACTGTGTCATGAATCTGTTTGCAGACGTTAAGCGATCAAAatgaagttatatatatagattGATTAGCGATACTCAATGAATACAAGATCAAATTATCATAGTCAGATAATCGTAAATTAAGAGTGAAAATCAAGAGTTTATATGTATTTGTATTGTGCATCTTAAATCGAAACTTAAATCGAAAGCAAAAAGCAACTAAGAAATGTAAGAATTTAAACAATCAAATTAAGTAATCCAGAGTAACGTTTAACGCGCGGTTAGTTCATATTATTCGCACACACAATGGGTAACCCAAGCGAAAACGCAGAATAGTTTATCTTTGCTCTCGGTTCCGAACACTTTCATTAGGATTCTCTAGGATAAATGCAATATTTTAGAGAGCAAACATAAACTATGGTATTGGTCAGCTATGGAATAGAATATAATTTAGATATACATATCTATTTAAGACTATAGTATATAAAATCTAACTCTTGCTTATAACATACACACCGCTTATAGTATTATATAGTAATTTAGGTAACTAATCCTTTCAATCCATATCATTTTctgatattttttgaaaagaCTCTAGCTAAATATAAATGTTgctaatttaattaatttactcTTTGGCattgttttgaaaaaaaaGAAGGTCTAATgagtaaacaaaaaaatctaATCTTATAATCTATGTATGTGCCAGCTATTATCGAATATCAATAATATAAACTATTATTTAACCACCTTTTATGGGGTTAATTTGTTAACTTGCAAGATACAATCTATTTCGAATGGAAACGAAAGTCCTGATCAATTACTCTTAAGGCTAAAGGACTTTCACATTATCGTCACTGCATAAGATTAACATAGATTTATATAGCGCGTATAACTTACATGTTAGTctattaaactttttttggaaaaaataaaatatgataaCATGAATGATAACATTGTTAACAATActacaaaacataaaaaatatacagcGATACAAAGATATATTTCCTCTACGtgtttagtatttttttttaagttctaTAGGTTGTAACTTTAACATTTCTTGAGCATGAATAAATAATCTACCGAGTGGTAGCAACTTCTAAAGCACACATCAgcaattttcatttttcacTTTTATAAAAGATATACGATTATGCCAATGGGTTTGATGAGCTAATTTGGTGGCTACCACTGTACATAAAcgtatttataaataaaactaaaataaaacacTTTTAGTTTCCATATATAACATGTTGCATCCTACCGATGCTGTCTAAAGTTAAGTAATGCTAACCATATTTAGTTTATatagaaaatttaataatgattCCTAATATTTCTAGCCAAGCTTCCGCTTTATCTAAATTTTTTTGGGAAagaatttaaactattttataataaaaacggAACCAAGACCTATAATCTAAGTGACAAAGAAGTTTTTTTTAGCAACTACTTAGTATATAACTAATTAATAAAGTCACAGACTTTGACGATTTTAGCATCTCTATTTCGTGGCTCCTAACTTCCAACTTTAGATCTGTCAATTCCGTTTTTGCTACTCCTAAGATAACATTAACTAGCCTATGCTTTTCAGtgtaatttgttaaataaacatATATGTTTAAATGGTTTTACTGAAGAAATCGTTATATTATCTGGCCTAGGTTCTGTTAATAGCAACTAAGGGTTCGCTTGATGGCAGATGTCTTACTTGGAATTCGGGATACGAGCTTCAGTGGGCGTAAAACACGAAAAGATCGCAACATACGCAGGTCAACGTCTATATTGGCCTCAGCAAATATTGTCATGGCTCTGTTTTTGGTCATTTCGAATTCGTTATTTGGATATGAACATATGGGAGAAGTTGTTATTAAAATCGCTTACTTAAGTTACGTACATGGTATTTAATTTGGGAATAGATGTATCCGACAGTTTTTACCTCGAATCATAAACTTAGATACTACATACCTAacttaatataatttatatagATAGTACATTTTTTCCAActtaaaactatttaaaaattgttaatataaatttatttttggtattcCTAATCATAATGAATCCAGTAACTTTTTCAGGGGTTTCATTATGATTAAGATGTGGGTACACGTGAATTTTGGTTGGATTGAACATAAAAAAAAGCTTGCACGGCGTGGTTGACTTAAGTGGTTTTTCAATAcgatattatttttcattcaaaattaaaatgtgcATGTGTAGGGAAAAAGTTTGGTTCATTATTTACCCCGTAACTACAACGAAAAAATCCATGATGTTCCAAATATTCCTGAGATAGGAGTGTTTATGCAGAACAAGCCCTAAGGCGAGGATCTTGAGCGACGCTTCTACACAGAAAATGCATAAAAAATAGGCCTCCGTTTTTTCCTAATTGAAATGTGACCCAAAATAGAAATCAGTATCAGATGTGTACGTCGATTGGTCAAATCGGATCGGATTTTTGGACCGTGTCTTACCAATTTTTGAGCCAATACTGTCTTGTCGCCCCCCGGCAAGTGCTCCTCTAGCGCCAACACAACACAGTTGGCTATGATTGTCAATAACACAGCGTATTCAAAGGGCGGCCATTCTATGATGAATCGTGTGTACTTTCTAATTGGGTTATCCTCGGTTAGAATAAACAATGACGTCGGACCACCACCTGGTGGGTTTTCCTCTTTTTTCGGGCCACCCATTCTATCAGCTAAGCGATGGGCTCCCTTTCGACCCAAGTGCCCCCCGCCTAAGGAGTCCTGTTGATGCTCTGCTTGCACTACTTCCTGAGCCGCTTCCAACCTGTGTGGGAGAAGGGAAAGGGGTCAAAATATTGATGTATGCATTTCCCAACCGCATTCTAGAGTAACTCAActtttgcatttaaataagTTTGTACTACGTTGGTTTATGCGAAAGTAATCGATCAatatatacaatataaatAGCCCCCTTAGCAGAAGCTATGATTAATGCTATCCATTGCTAACCC harbors:
- the cac gene encoding voltage-dependent calcium channel type A subunit alpha-1 isoform X8 — its product is MLGGVGARRRRGSSPMARLTISNINSLDDSIAIIGDGVIRRTTHYGSQGSNKRRRAPESFALVQTRPNLGDIMLEAAQEVVQAEHQQDSLGGGHLGRKGAHRLADRMGGPKKEENPPGGGPTSLFILTEDNPIRKYTRFIIEWPPFEYAVLLTIIANCVVLALEEHLPGGDKTVLAQKLEKTEAYFLCIFCVEASLKILALGLVLHKHSYLRNIWNIMDFFVVVTGFMTQYPQIGPEVDLRTLRAIRVLRPLKLVSGIPSLQVVLKSIIKAMAPLLQIGLLVLFAIVIFAIIGLEFYSGALHKTCYSLEDPNKLVKEGESETPCNTDNSTEKATGSFVCNNTTSMCLEKWDGPNSGITSFDNIGFAMLTVFQCITMEGWTSILYWTNDALGSAFNWIYFVPLIVIGSFFMLNLVLGVLSGEFAKEREKVENRQEFLKLRRQQQLERELNGYVEWICKAEEVILAEERTTEEEKMHIMEARRRNAAKRKKLKSLGKSKSTDTEEEEAEEDYGDDGYLKTRSKPQGSCTGFWRAEKRFRFWIRHTVKTQWFYWFVIVLVFLNTVCVAVEHYGQPSFLTEFLYYAEFIFLGLFMSEMFIKMYALGPRIYFESSFNRFDCVVISGSIFEVIWSEVKGGSFGLSVLRALRLLRIFKVTKYWSSLRNLVISLLNSMRSIISLLFLLFLFILIFALLGMQLFGGQFNLPGGTPETNFNTFPIALLTVFQILTGEDWNEVMYQGIISQGGAQKGMIYSIYFIVLVLFGNYTLLNVFLAIAVDNLANAQELTAAEEEQVEEDKEKQLQELEKEMEALQADGVHVENGDSAVAPTKSKGKKKEEEKKEEEEVTEGPKPMLPYSSMFILSPTNPIRRGAHWVVNLPYFDFFIMVVISMSSIALAAEDPVRENSRRNKILNYFDYAFTGVFTIEMLLKIVDLGVILHPGSYLREFWNIMDAVVVICAAVSFGFDMSGSSAGQNLSTIKSLRVLRVLRPLKTIKRVPKLKAVFDCVVNSLKNVVNILIVYILFQFIFSVIGVQLFNGKFFYCTDESKHTSAECQGSYFKYEEDELLPKQELRVWKPRAFHYDNVAAAMLTLFAVQTGEGWPQVLQHSMAATYEDRGPIQNFRIEMSIFYIVYFIVFPFFFVNIFVALIIITFQEQGEAELQDGEIDKNQKSCIDFTIGARPLERYMPKNRNTFKYKVWRIVVSTPFEYFIMMLIVFNTLLLMMKYHNQGDMYEKSLKYINMGFTGMFSVETVLKIIGFGVKNFFKDPWNIFDLITVLGSIVDALWMEFGSNSINVGFLRLFRAARLIKLLRQGYTIRILLWTFVQSFKALPYVCLLIAMLFFIYAIIGMQW
- the cac gene encoding voltage-dependent calcium channel type A subunit alpha-1 isoform X9 — translated: MLGGVGARRRRGSSPMARLTISNINSLDDSIAIIGDGVIRRTTHYGSQGSNKRRRAPESFALVQTRPNLGDIMLEAAQEVVQAEHQQDSLGGGHLGRKGAHRLADRMGGPKKEENPPGGGPTSLFILTEDNPIRKYTRFIIEWPPFEYAVLLTIIANCVVLALEEHLPGGDKTVLAQKLEKTEAYFLCIFCVEASLKILALGLVLHKHSYLRNIWNIMDFFVVVTGFMTQYPQIGPEVDLRTLRAIRVLRPLKLVSGIPSLQVVLKSIIKAMAPLLQIGLLVLFAIVIFAIIGLEFYSGALHKTCYSLEDPNKLVKEGESETPCNTDNSTEKATGSFVCNNTTSMCLEKWDGPNSGITSFDNIGFAMLTVFQCITMEGWTSILYWTNDALGSAFNWIYFVPLIVIGSFFMLNLVLGVLSGEFAKEREKVENRQEFLKLRRQQQLERELNGYVEWICKAEEVILAEERTTEEEKMHIMEARRRNAAKRKKLKSLGKSKSTDTEEEEAEEDYGDDGYLKTRSKPQGSCTGFWRAEKRFRFWIRHTVKTQWFYWFVIVLVFLNTVCVAVEHYGQPSFLTEFLYYAEFIFLGLFMSEMFIKMYALGPRIYFESSFNRFDCVVISGSIFEVIWSEVKGGSFGLSVLRALRLLRIFKVTKYWSSLRNLVISLLNSMRSIISLLFLLFLFILIFALLGMQLFGGQFNLPGGTPETNFNTFPIALLTVFQILTGEDWNEVMYQGIISQGGAQKGMIYSIYFIVLVLFGNYTLLNVFLAIAVDNLANAQELTAAEEEQVEEDKEKQLQELEKEMEALQADGVHVENGDSAVAPTKSKGKKKEEEKKEEEEVTEGPKPMLPYSSMFILSPTNPIRRGAHWVVNLPYFDFFIMVVISMSSIALAAEDPVRENSRRNKILNYFDYAFTGVFTIEMLLKIVDLGVILHPGSYLREFWNIMDAVVVICAAVSFGFDMSGSSAGQNLSTIKSLRVLRVLRPLKTIKRVPKLKAVFDCVVNSLKNVVNILIVYILFQFIFSVIGVQLFNGKFFYCTDESKHTSAECQGSYFKYEEDELLPKQELRVWKPRAFHYDNVAAAMLTLFAVQTGEGWPQVLQHSMAATYEDRGPIQNFRIEMSIFYIVYFIVFPFFFVNIFVALIIITFQEQGEAELQDGEIDKNQKSCIDFTIGARPLERYMPKNRNTFKYKVWRIVVSTPFEYFIMMLIVFNTLLLMMKYHNQGDMYEKSLKYINMGFTGMFSVETVLKIIGFGVKNFFKDPWNIFDLITVLGSIVDALWMEFGVIISCLSQHDSEHTFYCCVRFLCRYARQETM